The Triplophysa dalaica isolate WHDGS20190420 chromosome 5, ASM1584641v1, whole genome shotgun sequence genome window below encodes:
- the LOC130421304 gene encoding C-type mannose receptor 2-like: protein MKKMAQILYFSLLVIALCSISECIQRHYHCINMNKTWTEAQRYCRENYTDLATVNNINDMNELMKTVNNNQKVWIGLKRTDEWKWSLGDPVKYLNWETGPSTDTNNCAVMRNGKWRQQKCNVPSQFICYNGDKAYIIETSYKTWREAQSFCRQYHTDLITVRNQTDKQLIHNIINNPDTSVWIGLFRDSWEWSDNTDSGFRYWDSGQPDHSEDCTMTNMNNEGKWHDVSCSESYTFVCHEDELILIQKNLSWTEAVRYCRENHVDLVSVDSQEIQLMVTEVLHQASTAEVWMGLRHSCSVGIWFWVNGEITCYQNWAPGNETAVGDSESEVRSGAVQSGGDHLWISLPESHKLNFICRRIDK, encoded by the exons ctctcTGTTCAATATCTGAATGCATTCAGCGTCACTATCACTGTATAAACATGAATAAGACCTGGACTGAGgctcagagatactgcagagaaaactacacagatctggccacagtcaacaacatcaatgacatgaacgaGCTGATGAAGACTGTGAATAACAATCAGAAGGTCTGGATTGGATTGAAGAGAACAGATGAATGGAAGTGGTCTCTGGGTGATCCTGTGAAATATCTGAACTGGGAAACTGGACCATCAACTGACACAAATAATTGTGCTGTtatgagaaatggaaaatggcGTCAGCAGAAGTGTAATGTGCCGTCACAGTTCATCTGCTACAATGGTGA TAAAGCATATATTATTGAAACTTCTTATAAAACATGGAGAGAAGCTCAGAGTTTCTGCAGACAGTATCATACTGATCTGATCACTGTGAGGAACCAGACTGACAAGCAACTGatccacaacatcattaatAATCCTGACACATCTgtctggattggtctgttcagagactcgTGGGAGTGGTCAGATAACACTGACTCCGGCTTCAGATACTGGGACTCTGGTCAACCTGATCATTCTGAAGATTGTACAATGACCAATATGAATAATGAGGGAAAATGGCATGATGTATCTTGCAGTGAGTCTTACACTTTTGTGTGTCATGAAG atgagcTGATATTGATCCAGAAGAATCTGAGCTGGACTGAAGCTgtgagatactgcagagagaatcaTGTGGATCTGGTTTCAGTTGATTCACAGGAGATTCAGCTCATGGTGACTGAAGTTCTTCATCAGGCCTCGACTGCTGAGGTGTGGATGGGGTTACGTCACTCCTGCTCTGTGGGGATCTGGTTCTGGGTGAATGGAGAGATCACGTGTTATCAGAATTGGGCTCCAGGGAATGAAACAGCAGTGGGCGACTCTGAGAGTGAAGTGAGATCTGGAGCGGTTCAGTCTGGAGGAGATCATCTCTGGATCAGTCTTCCTGAATCTCACAAACTCAACTTCATCTGTAGAagaatagataaataa